A genomic segment from Thermoanaerobacterales bacterium encodes:
- the cdaA gene encoding diadenylate cyclase CdaA, translating into MSFNWLDILRYVVDATLVSLIAYKIFTYLRGTRAVQLIKGIFVIGLLAALAWGFNLTIMKWVLQQLQVMAVVAVVVVFQPELRSMLERLGRDSPFGRRLLHGQEHVRLVISEIIRAVQEMSEKRIGALIAVERATGLKEYVETGTQLDALLSHSLLLQIFEPNTPLHDGAVIVRDNRVLAAGCYLPLSSNKYLSKELGTRHRAAVGLSELSDAVVVVVSEETGAVSVAEEGKLLRYLDPPGLEQLLESRLMAGNQANRGTQEKTPEADQAKTLGA; encoded by the coding sequence GTGTCCTTTAATTGGCTCGACATCCTGCGCTATGTTGTTGACGCCACCCTCGTCAGCCTCATCGCCTACAAGATCTTCACTTACCTCCGGGGCACCCGCGCCGTGCAATTGATCAAAGGGATATTCGTCATCGGGCTCCTGGCCGCCCTGGCCTGGGGCTTTAACCTGACTATAATGAAGTGGGTGCTGCAGCAGCTTCAGGTTATGGCCGTCGTCGCCGTGGTGGTCGTCTTCCAGCCGGAACTCCGGAGTATGCTGGAGCGCCTCGGGCGGGACAGTCCCTTCGGCCGGCGCCTGCTGCACGGGCAGGAACACGTGCGTCTGGTGATCAGCGAGATCATCCGCGCGGTGCAGGAAATGTCCGAAAAGCGCATCGGGGCCCTGATCGCCGTTGAGCGGGCCACCGGACTGAAGGAATACGTCGAAACCGGGACACAGTTGGACGCTCTGCTTTCACACTCCCTTTTACTGCAGATCTTTGAGCCGAATACGCCGCTGCACGACGGGGCGGTTATTGTCCGGGACAACCGTGTCCTGGCGGCCGGCTGCTACCTGCCGTTGAGCAGCAACAAGTACCTATCCAAGGAACTGGGAACGCGCCACCGGGCCGCCGTCGGGCTTAGCGAGCTTTCGGACGCCGTGGTCGTCGTGGTTTCGGAGGAGACGGGGGCGGTTTCCGTGGCGGAGGAGGGCAAGCTTCTCCGCTACCTGGATCCCCCGGGATTGGAACAGCTTCTCGAAAGCCGGCTGATGGCAGGCAATCAGGCGAACCGCGGGACGCAGGAAAAGACCCCGGAGGCGGATCAGGCAAAGACCCTCGGGGCGTAA
- the pstC gene encoding phosphate ABC transporter permease subunit PstC, with translation MSDVPGRVNGLEQESPAAPDSPGLRRRRLRARLGFAATAACAALVIVLTAAIALFIGSKGLATFFVHGADPLQFFFSTQWWPDRPLEDGGPLIGALSFIVGSVIISVLAVLVSAPLGVTCAVFMTEISAKWGLRLLQPTVELLAGIPSVVYGYIGLSLLVPFIRGNLGGTGFSVLAGFLVLSVMILPTITSVATDVLRGLPREYKEAALALGSTRWQAIRLVLLPAGLSGIMTGVVLGLARAFGEALAVQMVIGNKRELPHSILDPLITLTSGITMDMGNTVQGSLWNSALWSMAMVLLAMSFAFILLIRFFTRREALR, from the coding sequence AGCCCCTGACTCGCCAGGTCTTCGACGTCGGCGGCTCCGCGCGCGGCTGGGCTTTGCCGCCACGGCCGCCTGCGCCGCCCTGGTCATTGTCCTCACGGCGGCCATCGCGCTCTTTATCGGCAGTAAGGGCCTAGCCACCTTCTTCGTGCACGGCGCGGACCCGTTACAGTTCTTTTTCAGTACCCAATGGTGGCCCGACCGTCCGCTGGAGGACGGGGGGCCGCTGATCGGCGCCCTGAGCTTCATCGTCGGATCGGTGATCATTTCAGTGCTGGCGGTCCTGGTCAGCGCCCCTCTCGGCGTAACCTGTGCCGTCTTCATGACGGAGATTTCTGCCAAGTGGGGTCTGCGCCTGCTGCAACCTACGGTTGAACTCCTGGCCGGTATCCCTTCGGTCGTTTACGGCTATATCGGACTGAGCCTGCTGGTGCCCTTTATACGGGGTAACCTTGGCGGCACCGGTTTCAGCGTCCTGGCCGGCTTCCTGGTCCTTTCAGTGATGATCCTGCCCACCATCACCAGCGTGGCCACGGACGTCCTGCGGGGCCTGCCGCGGGAATACAAGGAGGCCGCCCTGGCCCTCGGTTCCACGCGTTGGCAGGCCATCAGACTGGTTCTTCTCCCGGCGGGGCTCTCCGGGATAATGACCGGCGTGGTCCTGGGCCTGGCGCGGGCCTTCGGCGAAGCCCTGGCGGTCCAGATGGTCATCGGCAACAAGAGGGAACTGCCCCATTCGATCCTGGACCCGCTGATCACCCTGACCAGCGGGATCACCATGGACATGGGCAACACGGTGCAGGGCTCGCTCTGGAACAGCGCGCTCTGGTCGATGGCGATGGTACTGCTGGCGATGTCGTTTGCCTTCATCCTGCTTATTCGCTTCTTCACCCGAAGGGAGGCCCTGCGGTGA
- a CDS encoding ABC transporter ATP-binding protein — translation MLKVEGLTVAVGERIILRDVNLEVRMGETHVLFGPNGSGKSTLLGTLMGFPRYKVLDGRILFKGEDVTRLPVHERALRGIGLSLQRPPTIRGLSMRDMVRICARGREVLRDLPTELNFRAFMEREVNHGFSGGEMKRSELLQLIAQDPDLVLLDEPESGVDLENINLIGTTINRLLDRKIPGECGKGGRRHNKSGLLITHTGHILQYVNADIGHVMFEGRLGCSGNPLELLNCIRRGGYGACIRSDTPTFMQRDGERP, via the coding sequence ATGTTAAAGGTTGAGGGTTTGACTGTGGCGGTAGGCGAACGCATCATCCTCCGGGATGTCAACCTGGAGGTCCGGATGGGGGAAACACACGTCCTCTTTGGGCCCAACGGTTCCGGCAAGTCAACGCTCCTTGGGACCCTGATGGGCTTTCCGCGCTACAAGGTTCTGGACGGGCGGATTCTTTTCAAGGGCGAGGACGTTACGCGCCTGCCGGTGCACGAAAGGGCACTGCGGGGAATCGGGCTGTCCCTCCAGCGGCCGCCGACGATCCGGGGCCTGTCAATGCGCGATATGGTCCGGATCTGTGCGCGGGGCCGCGAGGTATTGCGTGACCTGCCCACGGAGTTGAATTTTAGGGCCTTTATGGAGCGCGAGGTCAACCACGGGTTTTCCGGTGGGGAGATGAAGCGCTCAGAACTTCTGCAACTGATCGCTCAAGACCCGGATCTGGTCCTCCTGGACGAACCGGAGTCGGGAGTGGACCTGGAGAATATCAACCTTATCGGTACGACAATCAACCGCCTGCTGGATCGTAAAATACCCGGAGAGTGCGGCAAGGGCGGCCGGCGGCATAACAAATCGGGCCTTCTCATCACCCATACCGGGCACATCCTGCAGTATGTGAATGCCGATATCGGGCATGTGATGTTTGAAGGCCGGCTGGGGTGCAGCGGAAACCCGCTCGAATTACTTAACTGCATCCGGCGAGGGGGGTACGGCGCCTGTATTCGCTCTGACACGCCCACTTTTATGCAGAGGGACGGGGAGAGACCATGA
- the pstA gene encoding phosphate ABC transporter permease PstA — protein sequence MNNKVKDRLATASFWAGAGLVICVLGGLLGYILYHGAGALDWHFITAPPETFRSGGGVGPQLFNSFYMLVLTMLLTVPIGLLAGIYMAEYSHPGKITDTVRLSIEALTSLPSIVVGLFGLLIFVNMTGWGYTLLSGALALTVINLPLVVRISEEALRSVPHELREASLALGADRWQTICFVILPSALPGLITGIIIAAGRVFGEAAALLFTAGMSSPALDWSQWWNLFHPGSPLNPFRPAETLAVHIWKVNSEAVIPDIRRVADGASALLVFVVITFNVAARALARAVSRRLQGT from the coding sequence GTGAACAACAAGGTCAAGGACCGCCTGGCCACCGCCAGCTTCTGGGCCGGAGCGGGACTGGTCATCTGCGTTTTGGGCGGCCTCCTGGGCTACATCCTGTACCATGGCGCCGGAGCCCTGGACTGGCACTTCATCACCGCTCCCCCGGAGACATTCCGGTCCGGCGGCGGGGTGGGGCCGCAGCTGTTCAACTCCTTCTATATGCTCGTGCTGACCATGCTGCTTACCGTGCCCATCGGGCTTCTCGCCGGGATCTACATGGCAGAATACTCCCACCCCGGGAAGATCACCGATACCGTCCGCTTGAGCATCGAAGCCCTGACATCCCTCCCGTCCATCGTGGTCGGCCTCTTCGGACTTTTGATCTTTGTCAACATGACCGGTTGGGGTTACACCTTGCTTTCCGGCGCCCTGGCCCTCACGGTGATCAACCTCCCTCTGGTGGTGCGTATCTCGGAAGAGGCCCTGCGCAGCGTGCCGCACGAGCTGCGCGAGGCCAGCCTCGCCCTCGGAGCCGACCGCTGGCAGACGATCTGCTTCGTCATCCTCCCCTCGGCGTTACCGGGCCTCATCACGGGCATCATTATCGCCGCGGGCCGGGTCTTCGGTGAGGCGGCGGCCCTGCTTTTCACCGCCGGCATGTCCAGCCCGGCCCTTGACTGGTCACAGTGGTGGAACCTGTTCCACCCCGGCAGCCCCTTAAACCCCTTCCGCCCGGCGGAAACCCTGGCGGTGCACATCTGGAAGGTTAATTCCGAGGCTGTCATCCCGGATATCCGACGCGTGGCCGACGGCGCATCCGCCCTCCTGGTTTTCGTCGTTATCACCTTTAACGTTGCCGCCCGCGCCCTGGCGCGGGCCGTGTCGCGACGCCTGCAGGGGACGTAG
- a CDS encoding copper amine oxidase N-terminal domain-containing protein: MVKRFLVLVLAGLFILALAGPAAAAPGAPGVPASKNKEYVPPYDGIPDRDRDKDRLRDRTGQLDEDETVIDDGAGDETLQYQEQERERLGKGQGNGWGHRLLVNSKEHKFGDVPPVIKDGRVLIPVRAVTVALGGQVDWDPEARTVTVTLGDTVLKIAVDDLKATVNGAVYDLDVPAKAEQGRVVVPLRFIAQALGYEVGYDSSTGDVTVDEDEDEDEAVEEEDQEGEVEDEDQSGDEEQDQENDEGENQDQVEGEE, from the coding sequence ATGGTGAAGCGGTTTTTAGTTTTAGTCTTGGCGGGGCTTTTCATCCTGGCCCTGGCCGGCCCGGCCGCGGCCGCTCCGGGGGCCCCGGGGGTCCCCGCATCGAAGAATAAGGAATATGTCCCGCCCTATGACGGCATACCGGACCGTGACCGGGATAAGGATCGCCTGCGCGACCGGACCGGTCAGCTGGATGAGGACGAAACGGTCATTGATGATGGGGCGGGGGACGAGACCTTGCAGTACCAGGAGCAGGAGCGGGAGCGTCTCGGCAAGGGCCAGGGCAACGGCTGGGGCCACCGCCTGCTGGTAAACAGTAAGGAGCACAAGTTCGGGGATGTCCCTCCGGTTATCAAGGACGGCAGGGTGCTGATTCCCGTACGGGCGGTCACCGTCGCGCTCGGGGGACAGGTGGATTGGGATCCGGAGGCCCGGACCGTTACGGTCACCCTCGGCGATACCGTATTGAAAATCGCCGTTGACGACCTGAAGGCCACGGTCAACGGGGCCGTCTATGACCTCGACGTGCCGGCCAAGGCCGAGCAAGGACGGGTAGTGGTTCCTTTACGCTTCATCGCGCAGGCCCTGGGCTACGAGGTGGGATACGACAGTTCCACCGGCGACGTGACGGTGGATGAGGACGAGGACGAAGATGAAGCGGTAGAGGAAGAGGACCAAGAGGGCGAAGTTGAAGACGAGGATCAGTCCGGGGATGAGGAACAAGATCAGGAAAACGATGAGGGCGAAAACCAGGATCAGGTTGAGGGAGAGGAGTAG
- a CDS encoding double-cubane-cluster-containing anaerobic reductase translates to MADYTKMWDELGLDLEAHEQLLKALPPTYYDVYLTQANRPRGMEYFDFVVNEIHGLRVQELQEFRRGGGKVVGTFCVFVPEELILAAGGVCVGLCSGIDIGTAQAEAVLPRNICPLIKSFMGFKLARVCPYMESCDLLVGETTCDGKKKAFEVLADFAPVYVMETPQKKGPAGRALWLEEVRALAGRLEELTGRKITRDALAETMRRVNGKRRALQRLDALRKADPAPISGRDALLINQIAFYDDVERFTGQVNALCDELEERVREGVGVAPAGAPRLVVTGTPMAVPNWKVPYVIESAGAVIVGEEMCTGSRYFEALTEESEGAGLEEMLAAIADRHLEPDCACFTPNIRRMEKLVDMARERGADGVVSYILSFCDPYAVESHQVEKALRRAGIPSLKIETDYGQQDAGQIRTRVEAFLEMLLAGRGRADKAI, encoded by the coding sequence ATGGCCGATTATACGAAGATGTGGGACGAACTGGGCCTGGATCTCGAAGCGCACGAGCAGCTCCTTAAAGCTCTGCCTCCGACGTATTACGACGTTTACCTTACACAGGCGAACCGTCCCCGGGGGATGGAATACTTTGACTTCGTGGTGAACGAGATCCATGGCCTGCGGGTGCAGGAACTGCAAGAGTTCCGCCGGGGCGGGGGCAAGGTCGTCGGCACCTTCTGCGTCTTCGTCCCGGAGGAATTGATCCTTGCCGCCGGGGGCGTCTGCGTGGGCCTTTGTTCCGGCATTGACATCGGTACGGCGCAGGCCGAGGCCGTCCTGCCGCGCAACATCTGCCCGCTGATCAAGTCTTTTATGGGTTTCAAGCTGGCCCGCGTCTGCCCGTACATGGAGTCCTGCGACCTGCTGGTCGGGGAGACCACCTGTGACGGTAAGAAGAAGGCCTTTGAGGTGCTGGCGGATTTCGCGCCGGTCTACGTCATGGAGACCCCGCAGAAAAAAGGCCCGGCGGGTCGCGCCCTCTGGCTGGAGGAGGTGCGGGCGCTGGCCGGCAGGCTGGAGGAACTGACCGGGCGCAAAATTACGCGAGACGCGCTGGCCGAGACCATGCGCCGCGTGAATGGCAAGCGGCGTGCCCTGCAGCGGCTCGACGCCCTGCGCAAGGCCGACCCGGCCCCCATCTCGGGCCGCGACGCCCTGCTCATCAACCAGATCGCCTTTTACGATGACGTGGAACGGTTCACCGGCCAGGTCAACGCCCTCTGCGACGAACTCGAGGAGCGCGTGCGGGAGGGGGTCGGGGTCGCTCCGGCCGGGGCGCCGCGCCTCGTGGTTACGGGAACCCCCATGGCCGTCCCGAACTGGAAGGTGCCTTATGTCATTGAATCCGCGGGGGCGGTGATCGTGGGCGAGGAGATGTGTACCGGCTCCCGCTACTTCGAGGCCCTTACCGAAGAATCCGAAGGGGCCGGGCTGGAGGAGATGCTGGCCGCCATCGCCGACCGGCACCTGGAGCCGGACTGCGCCTGCTTTACCCCCAACATCCGCCGGATGGAAAAACTGGTAGATATGGCACGGGAACGCGGGGCGGACGGGGTAGTCAGTTACATTCTGTCTTTCTGCGATCCTTACGCCGTGGAGTCTCACCAGGTGGAGAAGGCCTTGCGCCGGGCGGGTATCCCGTCCTTGAAGATAGAAACGGATTATGGGCAGCAGGACGCCGGGCAGATCCGGACGCGGGTCGAGGCCTTCCTGGAGATGCTCCTCGCCGGGAGAGGCCGGGCCGATAAGGCCATCTGA